The Candidatus Mycolicibacterium alkanivorans genome contains a region encoding:
- a CDS encoding SWIM zinc finger family protein, translating to MVSDWFPPPSRPRSVDGGLKARSIRGEIAQTWWSKRFIEVLEGIGMGSRLERGRSYARKGQVISMDVGPGLVTARVQGSRVRPYRVRIGIGAFDKSEWAQVEGALAENAWYAAALLAGEMPEDIEEVFAGLGLPLFPATPRELSLDCSCPDAAVPCKHLAATFYLLAESFDGDPFAILAWRGREREDLLANLQAARSQGRPAADRAEPPGRPLTDCLDSYFIRQADLPSPGPRATLSTALLDQLPDVTVGVRGRPLVEILRPAYAALGEGGGDR from the coding sequence TTGGTGAGTGACTGGTTCCCGCCGCCGTCGCGGCCCCGCTCGGTCGACGGCGGCCTCAAAGCCCGCAGCATCCGCGGCGAAATCGCCCAGACCTGGTGGTCCAAGCGGTTCATCGAGGTGCTCGAAGGCATCGGAATGGGCAGCCGGCTTGAACGCGGGCGCAGTTATGCCCGCAAGGGGCAGGTGATCTCGATGGATGTGGGTCCGGGGTTGGTCACCGCACGAGTGCAGGGCAGCCGGGTGCGCCCCTATCGGGTGCGCATCGGCATCGGTGCCTTCGACAAGAGCGAGTGGGCGCAGGTAGAGGGTGCGTTGGCCGAAAACGCTTGGTATGCCGCCGCTTTACTCGCCGGAGAGATGCCAGAGGATATCGAAGAAGTCTTCGCCGGGCTGGGGCTTCCGCTGTTCCCGGCGACCCCTCGGGAGCTGTCGCTGGACTGCTCCTGCCCGGATGCCGCGGTGCCGTGCAAGCACCTTGCCGCGACGTTCTACCTGTTGGCCGAGTCGTTTGACGGTGATCCGTTCGCCATCCTCGCCTGGCGTGGACGCGAGCGTGAGGATCTGCTGGCGAATCTGCAGGCGGCCCGGTCGCAGGGTCGCCCGGCTGCCGATCGTGCCGAGCCGCCGGGGCGGCCGCTCACCGATTGTCTTGATTCCTATTTCATTCGGCAGGCCGACCTCCCATCGCCAGGCCCGCGGGCGACGTTGTCGACGGCATTGCTCGATCAGCTTCCCGATGTCACTGTCGGGGTGCGCGGCCGGCCGCTGGTCGAGATCCTGCGGCCCGCGTATGCCGCGCTGGGCGAAGGCGGAGGTGACCGGTAA
- a CDS encoding type II toxin-antitoxin system PemK/MazF family toxin, whose product MSALPARGEVWWCEMAGIGRRPVVVLSRDAAIPRLKRTLVAPCTTTIRGLASEVVLEPDSDPIPRRSAVNLDSVESVSVGVLVNRLGRLAETRMRAICTALEVAVDCSG is encoded by the coding sequence GTGAGCGCACTTCCGGCACGCGGAGAGGTGTGGTGGTGTGAAATGGCCGGGATCGGCCGACGCCCAGTCGTTGTGCTCTCGCGCGACGCGGCGATCCCTCGGCTCAAACGGACACTCGTCGCACCGTGCACGACAACCATCCGGGGGCTGGCCAGCGAGGTCGTCCTCGAACCGGATTCCGACCCGATCCCGCGCCGCTCCGCGGTGAATCTGGACTCTGTCGAAAGTGTCTCGGTCGGGGTGTTGGTGAATCGGCTGGGCCGACTTGCCGAGACGCGGATGCGCGCCATCTGCACGGCTCTCGAAGTCGCGGTCGACTGCTCTGGGTGA
- a CDS encoding universal stress protein, with the protein MLAAAAAAVRSAHPDLAIRTAAVKGAVATALSDASQSARLLVVGSGATDHRALGGHAVRIAHRAHCPVVVWRQPVAKRTGKPLPVVVGVDESDGSTRAVAEAFDIATMLHAPLTVVHMWEIGAAVGLGYSQGYMDWQLLDLLQSQQRQRMDELVEPFARKYRNAHVSQVFQDVSPAKGLTDLSREAQLVVVGSHGRGSLADSILGSVSQNLIHHAECPVLVVR; encoded by the coding sequence GTGCTCGCCGCTGCGGCGGCGGCCGTGCGGTCGGCGCATCCCGACCTTGCGATCCGCACGGCGGCCGTCAAAGGCGCGGTCGCGACAGCCTTGAGCGACGCCTCGCAATCCGCGCGGCTTCTGGTGGTGGGCAGCGGTGCGACGGATCATCGCGCGCTGGGCGGGCACGCCGTCAGGATCGCGCATCGGGCGCACTGTCCCGTCGTGGTCTGGCGACAACCGGTCGCCAAGCGGACCGGCAAGCCGCTGCCCGTCGTCGTGGGCGTCGATGAGTCGGACGGGTCGACCCGCGCAGTCGCCGAAGCGTTCGACATCGCCACGATGCTGCATGCACCGCTGACGGTAGTGCACATGTGGGAGATCGGCGCCGCGGTCGGCCTCGGCTACAGCCAGGGGTACATGGACTGGCAGCTGCTCGATCTGTTGCAGTCCCAGCAGCGTCAGCGGATGGACGAGTTGGTCGAACCGTTCGCCCGCAAGTACCGAAACGCCCATGTGAGCCAGGTCTTTCAGGACGTCAGCCCGGCAAAGGGGCTCACCGACCTGTCCCGGGAGGCCCAGCTTGTGGTCGTCGGCAGCCATGGCCGCGGGAGCCTCGCCGACTCGATCCTCGGCTCGGTCAGCCAGAACCTGATCCATCACGCCGAATGCCCGGTGCTGGTGGTGCGGTAG
- a CDS encoding class I SAM-dependent methyltransferase, with amino-acid sequence MTDMQTRAAHWDERYRTVGADRVSWFEPEPHQSLALLQMVGAGPSSSVIDIGGGASPLAGCLVEQGYRDVSVLDISQEALDAAQARLHRPGAVTWIKADLLEWVPDRRWQVWHDRAVFHFLTEERDRAAYRLLLHRALEPGGAAIISTFGEAGPTSCSGLPVARYSPIRLIAEIGPGFTPVGSGGFDHVTPTGLTQKFTWVALRADLP; translated from the coding sequence ATGACGGACATGCAGACGCGGGCGGCCCACTGGGACGAGCGCTACCGCACGGTGGGCGCGGACCGAGTCAGTTGGTTCGAGCCAGAGCCACACCAGTCCCTGGCTCTTCTGCAGATGGTGGGTGCAGGTCCATCGTCGTCGGTGATCGACATCGGGGGAGGAGCCTCACCTCTGGCCGGGTGTCTCGTCGAGCAGGGCTACCGCGACGTCTCGGTCCTCGATATCTCCCAGGAGGCGCTTGACGCCGCGCAGGCGCGCCTGCATCGGCCTGGCGCCGTCACTTGGATCAAGGCCGATCTGCTCGAATGGGTCCCGGACCGGCGCTGGCAGGTCTGGCATGACAGGGCCGTCTTCCATTTCCTCACCGAAGAACGGGATCGAGCCGCCTACCGACTACTGCTGCATCGGGCGCTCGAACCCGGTGGGGCAGCGATCATCTCGACCTTTGGCGAAGCCGGTCCGACGTCATGCTCGGGGCTGCCGGTCGCGCGCTACAGCCCGATCCGGCTCATCGCCGAGATCGGGCCAGGTTTCACACCGGTCGGTTCCGGTGGCTTCGACCATGTCACCCCGACCGGGCTGACGCAGAAGTTCACCTGGGTGGCGCTTCGTGCCGACCTACCGTAG
- a CDS encoding CDGP domain-containing protein — translation MSGNKRIAGLMAAGQLRAGADVGQGACDGPVQPDGSFQRCTSV, via the coding sequence ATGTCGGGCAACAAGCGGATAGCAGGGTTGATGGCGGCGGGCCAGTTGCGGGCTGGTGCGGATGTCGGCCAAGGAGCATGCGATGGGCCCGTCCAGCCAGACGGCAGTTTCCAGCGTTGCACGTCGGTGTAG
- a CDS encoding MMPL family transporter — MLRGIARLAITAPRRVIVVAALVMVAIGIFGVPVAKSLSPSGFQDPTSESARAAKLLTEKLGQGDVQLLVVVTAPDRFDSPQARAAALDAIDKLQRSGHVATVTSAWTSPPRAAAGLVSRDQKSGLIVAGIVGEEGKRQSYTESLAEQIGRDSDGIVIRSGGTATVELQITETSQHDLLLMESIVVPVSFVVLVWVFGGLFAAAPPIAVGVMAILGSLAVLRVTTFFTDVSIFALNLTTAMGLALAIDYTLLMISRYRDELATGAAREEALIATMASAGRTVLFSATTVALSMAVMVLFPMHFLQSFAYAGVATVAFAALSAIVVTPAAIMALGDRIDSLDVRRMLSRPEPAVKSVDQQFWYRSTKFVMKRAVPIGLIGVAVLAVLGAPFFGVRPGFPDERVLPKSASAHQVGDQLRRDFSTNFETAVPVVIPDSDGLSDGEISRYAADLSRVPDVSAVSAPAGTFVGGNLVGPPSLSTGQASGSTLLTVDSAAPLFSDRSEHQLEMLHAIAAPGGRTVEFTGTAQINRDSVHAITSRLPLVLGLIAAIMLVLLFLLTGSVVLPVKALLLNMLSLSAAFGAMVWIFQDGNLGALGTTPTGTLVANMPVLLFCIAFGLSMDYEVFLVSRIREFWLASPQTAADNDESVALGVAHTGRVITAAALIMAISFAALIAAHVSFMRMFGLGLTLAVLADATLVRLILVPAFMHVMGKWNWWAPKPLVRVHRRVPRTGRSGARSPARS; from the coding sequence TTGCTGCGAGGGATCGCCCGGCTAGCCATCACGGCGCCACGGCGAGTGATCGTCGTCGCGGCGCTCGTCATGGTGGCCATCGGCATCTTCGGGGTCCCGGTCGCCAAGAGCCTGTCGCCGAGTGGCTTCCAGGATCCGACCTCGGAGTCCGCGCGCGCAGCCAAGCTGCTGACCGAGAAGCTCGGCCAAGGTGACGTCCAGCTGCTCGTCGTCGTCACCGCCCCCGACCGTTTCGACAGTCCGCAAGCACGTGCGGCCGCCCTAGACGCCATCGACAAGCTGCAGCGCTCGGGTCACGTCGCCACCGTCACCTCGGCGTGGACATCGCCGCCCCGGGCGGCTGCCGGCCTGGTCAGCCGCGATCAGAAGTCGGGTCTGATCGTCGCCGGGATCGTCGGCGAGGAAGGCAAGCGGCAGAGCTACACCGAGTCGCTGGCCGAGCAGATCGGCCGCGACAGCGACGGGATCGTGATCCGCTCGGGCGGTACCGCGACGGTCGAACTGCAGATCACCGAAACGTCCCAGCACGACCTGCTGCTGATGGAGTCGATCGTCGTTCCGGTGAGCTTTGTGGTGCTGGTCTGGGTGTTCGGCGGTCTTTTCGCCGCCGCGCCGCCGATCGCCGTCGGCGTCATGGCGATCCTCGGATCGCTCGCCGTGCTGCGGGTGACCACGTTCTTCACCGACGTCTCGATCTTCGCGCTGAACCTCACCACCGCGATGGGCCTGGCCCTGGCGATCGACTACACCCTGCTGATGATCAGCCGCTACCGCGACGAACTCGCGACGGGTGCCGCCCGGGAGGAGGCGCTGATCGCGACCATGGCCTCCGCCGGGCGCACCGTGCTGTTCTCGGCGACCACCGTCGCGCTGTCCATGGCGGTGATGGTGCTGTTCCCGATGCACTTCTTGCAGTCCTTCGCCTATGCCGGGGTGGCCACCGTGGCCTTTGCCGCGCTGTCGGCGATCGTGGTGACGCCCGCGGCGATCATGGCGCTCGGCGACCGCATCGATTCACTCGACGTCCGCCGCATGCTGAGCCGCCCGGAGCCTGCGGTCAAGTCGGTGGATCAGCAATTCTGGTATCGCTCAACGAAATTCGTGATGAAGCGAGCCGTGCCGATCGGTCTGATCGGGGTGGCGGTACTGGCGGTCCTTGGTGCGCCGTTCTTCGGTGTGCGGCCCGGTTTCCCCGACGAACGGGTGCTGCCGAAGTCGGCCTCGGCGCATCAGGTGGGTGATCAGCTGCGCCGCGACTTCTCGACCAACTTCGAGACCGCGGTGCCGGTCGTCATCCCCGATTCCGACGGACTGTCCGACGGGGAGATCTCCCGTTACGCCGCCGACCTCTCCCGGGTTCCCGATGTGTCGGCGGTGTCGGCTCCCGCCGGCACCTTCGTCGGTGGAAACCTGGTCGGACCTCCGTCCTTGTCGACCGGCCAGGCATCGGGCAGCACTCTGCTGACCGTCGACAGCGCGGCCCCGCTGTTCTCCGACCGCTCCGAACATCAACTCGAGATGCTGCACGCCATCGCCGCCCCCGGCGGGCGCACGGTCGAGTTCACCGGGACCGCCCAGATCAACCGCGACAGCGTGCACGCGATCACTTCCCGGCTGCCCCTGGTGCTCGGACTGATCGCCGCGATCATGCTGGTGCTGCTTTTCCTGCTGACCGGCAGCGTGGTGCTGCCCGTCAAGGCACTGCTGCTCAACATGCTCTCGCTGTCCGCCGCATTCGGCGCGATGGTGTGGATATTCCAGGACGGCAACCTCGGCGCCCTCGGGACGACGCCCACCGGCACGCTGGTGGCCAACATGCCGGTTCTGCTGTTCTGCATCGCGTTCGGGCTGTCGATGGACTACGAGGTGTTCCTGGTGTCCCGCATCCGCGAGTTCTGGCTGGCGTCCCCGCAGACCGCCGCCGACAACGACGAGAGCGTGGCACTCGGGGTGGCCCACACCGGACGGGTGATCACCGCGGCGGCATTGATCATGGCCATCTCCTTCGCCGCGCTGATCGCCGCCCACGTGTCGTTCATGCGGATGTTCGGGCTCGGACTGACTCTGGCGGTGCTGGCCGACGCCACCCTGGTGCGCCTCATCCTGGTACCGGCATTCATGCACGTGATGGGCAAATGGAACTGGTGGGCGCCGAAACCCCTGGTCAGGGTGCATCGGCGAGTTCCCCGCACTGGGCGATCGGGTGCACGGTCACCCGCGCGATCGTGA
- a CDS encoding GNAT family N-acetyltransferase, which produces MDVFTGCSAEELLPLAELLRPLRAAAGQVLMRQGERAASFLVIQSGRAEVRHVGDDGVVILDGVSAGAIVGEIALLRDKPRTATVTTTEPLVGYIGDEAAFTTMAELPGITERMVRTARQRLAAFVTPIPVVLKDGTELTLRPVLPGDSERTSHGPVEFSTETLYRRFMSTRAPSLALMNYLFQVDYVDHFVWVLVDGANGPVVADVRFVRDESDPSEAEIAFIVGDAYQGRGIGNFLMDALIIAAHVGGVKRFSARVLTDNLPMRAILDRFGAHWERDEPGVVTTVFDVPKLDALKIDPGLALQIRDSARQVIQAVS; this is translated from the coding sequence ATGGACGTCTTCACGGGCTGTTCGGCCGAGGAATTGCTGCCGCTGGCCGAGCTGTTGCGGCCGCTGCGGGCTGCGGCCGGGCAGGTGCTGATGCGCCAGGGCGAGCGGGCGGCGTCCTTCCTAGTGATCCAGTCCGGCCGGGCCGAGGTACGCCACGTCGGCGACGACGGTGTGGTGATCCTCGACGGGGTCAGCGCGGGAGCGATCGTCGGCGAGATCGCGTTGTTGCGCGACAAACCTCGCACGGCGACGGTCACCACGACCGAACCCCTGGTCGGGTACATCGGCGACGAAGCGGCCTTCACGACGATGGCCGAGTTGCCGGGGATCACCGAGCGGATGGTCCGGACCGCCCGCCAGCGGCTGGCCGCGTTCGTCACCCCGATCCCGGTGGTGCTCAAGGACGGTACCGAGCTGACCCTGCGCCCGGTGCTGCCCGGGGACAGCGAACGAACCTCGCATGGGCCCGTCGAGTTCTCCACCGAAACGCTGTACCGGCGGTTCATGTCGACGCGTGCGCCCAGCCTGGCGCTGATGAACTACCTGTTCCAGGTCGACTACGTGGACCACTTCGTGTGGGTGCTGGTCGACGGGGCGAACGGCCCGGTGGTGGCCGACGTGCGGTTCGTCCGGGACGAGAGTGACCCCTCGGAGGCCGAGATCGCGTTCATCGTCGGCGACGCCTACCAGGGCCGGGGGATCGGCAACTTCCTGATGGATGCGCTGATCATCGCAGCGCACGTCGGTGGGGTGAAGCGGTTCTCGGCGCGGGTGCTCACCGATAACCTGCCGATGCGCGCCATTCTGGATCGCTTCGGCGCGCATTGGGAACGCGACGAGCCCGGTGTGGTCACCACCGTGTTCGATGTTCCGAAATTGGATGCCCTGAAGATCGATCCGGGGCTGGCGCTACAGATTCGCGACTCGGCTCGCCAGGTGATCCAGGCGGTCAGCTGA
- a CDS encoding heme-binding protein, with the protein MLVNSRLARRMVVGALGAGAVAGALAAAPSALADPAPNCSAADRAGITAGVQAATSAYLFTHPDVNDFMTSLAGRPVDQVPTDVQNFLDANPQTKAELQGIRQPLADMRERCGAPLLDQP; encoded by the coding sequence ATGTTGGTTAATTCCCGTCTGGCCCGCCGCATGGTTGTCGGTGCGCTCGGTGCGGGCGCGGTCGCGGGTGCGCTTGCGGCGGCCCCGTCGGCGCTGGCCGATCCCGCTCCCAATTGCTCCGCCGCGGATCGGGCCGGCATCACAGCCGGAGTGCAAGCCGCTACGTCGGCCTATCTGTTCACCCATCCGGACGTCAATGACTTCATGACCAGTCTGGCGGGCCGCCCGGTGGATCAGGTCCCGACCGATGTGCAGAACTTTCTGGACGCCAACCCGCAAACCAAGGCCGAACTCCAAGGCATCCGCCAGCCGCTGGCTGACATGCGCGAGCGCTGTGGCGCTCCGCTGCTGGATCAGCCCTGA
- a CDS encoding LpqN/LpqT family lipoprotein: protein MKKMTAVATAGLAAISVSVALVGCGSKTETKTSTSTSTSTSTKTTTSSSPTQAAGPNKTIQDYLKENNIQEAAVHRGDPGSPNIDLPFPPDWSDAGQQTPEWAFGAIVYDKPEAPSDPPSIITLVSRLTGNVDPAKILEFAPGELKNLPQYEPLGDDNKSTLSGFDAVQLGGTYVKDGKKRIIAQKTVVIPGSDGLYVLQMNADALDGQKNVLMDATNVIDEKTTITP, encoded by the coding sequence ATGAAGAAAATGACGGCGGTTGCGACGGCGGGTCTGGCCGCTATCTCGGTCAGTGTCGCGCTGGTTGGCTGCGGCTCCAAGACCGAGACCAAAACGTCGACCTCCACCTCGACCTCGACGTCGACGAAGACAACCACGTCGTCGAGCCCCACCCAGGCCGCCGGACCGAACAAGACGATCCAGGACTACCTGAAAGAGAACAACATTCAGGAGGCCGCGGTGCACCGGGGCGATCCGGGGTCACCGAATATCGACCTGCCATTCCCGCCCGACTGGTCGGACGCCGGTCAGCAGACTCCCGAGTGGGCCTTCGGGGCGATCGTGTACGACAAGCCCGAGGCTCCATCCGATCCGCCGAGCATCATCACGCTGGTCTCCAGGCTGACGGGGAACGTCGACCCGGCCAAGATCCTGGAGTTCGCACCGGGCGAGTTGAAGAACCTGCCGCAGTACGAGCCGCTTGGTGACGACAACAAGAGCACGCTGAGCGGCTTCGATGCCGTCCAGCTCGGCGGCACGTACGTGAAGGACGGCAAGAAGCGCATCATCGCGCAGAAGACCGTCGTGATCCCGGGCTCCGATGGCCTCTACGTCCTGCAGATGAACGCCGACGCCCTCGACGGGCAGAAGAACGTCCTGATGGACGCCACCAACGTCATCGACGAGAAGACGACGATCACCCCCTGA
- a CDS encoding linear amide C-N hydrolase: MCTRVLWNTNDLAVLTGRTMDWPESTQPLIVGFPRGRERNGISPAGPVDDPNPLRWTSRYASLVTTIYGVGTVDGLNEAGLAGHGLYLEATDYGARDDSRPAVQAGLWLQYLLDQAATVAEALALMEDVELLKIRVRGRDANIHVALEDVGGDSAIIEFADGRAVVHHGMQYTLMTNDPTYDEQLKSLAAQDFSHPSREIPLPGNVNAVDRFQRAAYYSALLPKPTTERQAIASVMAIMRNVSVPFGAPYAEFGVYNTEYRTVTDLTNRMYFFELTTSPSIIWAEFDRLHLDEATGPVSVDPYDDSLVGDVTDRFAPVTLAF; encoded by the coding sequence ATGTGCACTCGCGTGTTGTGGAACACCAACGATCTTGCGGTCCTCACCGGCCGGACCATGGACTGGCCGGAGTCGACGCAACCGTTGATCGTCGGTTTCCCCCGCGGCCGGGAGCGCAACGGGATCAGCCCCGCCGGGCCGGTCGACGACCCGAACCCGCTGCGGTGGACGAGCCGCTACGCCAGCCTGGTCACGACGATCTACGGCGTGGGCACCGTGGACGGCCTCAACGAGGCAGGCCTGGCCGGCCACGGCCTGTACCTGGAGGCCACCGACTACGGCGCCCGGGACGACTCCAGGCCCGCGGTCCAGGCCGGGCTGTGGTTGCAGTACCTGCTGGACCAGGCCGCCACGGTGGCCGAGGCACTGGCGTTGATGGAGGACGTCGAGCTGTTGAAGATCCGCGTTCGCGGGCGCGACGCGAATATCCACGTGGCCCTCGAGGACGTCGGCGGCGACTCGGCGATCATCGAGTTCGCCGACGGACGCGCGGTGGTGCACCACGGCATGCAGTACACCCTGATGACCAACGATCCCACCTACGACGAGCAGCTGAAGTCGCTTGCCGCGCAAGATTTTTCGCATCCCAGCCGGGAGATTCCGCTGCCCGGGAACGTCAACGCCGTCGACCGGTTCCAGCGTGCCGCCTACTATTCGGCGCTGCTACCCAAGCCGACTACCGAGCGCCAGGCGATCGCGAGTGTCATGGCGATCATGCGCAACGTGTCGGTCCCGTTCGGCGCCCCCTACGCCGAATTCGGCGTGTACAACACCGAATACCGCACCGTCACCGACCTGACGAACCGGATGTACTTCTTCGAGTTGACCACCAGCCCCAGCATCATCTGGGCCGAGTTCGACCGGCTCCACCTCGACGAGGCGACCGGGCCGGTGAGCGTCGACCCGTACGACGATTCGCTGGTTGGTGATGTCACCGACCGGTTCGCTCCGGTGACGTTGGCGTTCTAG
- a CDS encoding DUF5642 family protein, translating to MRRFALCLGMVLCAAACGSPPPPATSPTSSTLAAPQAVNTANIKRIRPDLPSGYEIADVVGPVSAAGTWGFGLGWTADPAQCAALADPAPADAGARGYSASGQGGTVYVVVAATRVAPDAGLIAQCAQWSMAFTHTTGAVATVDPPRIDGAQTVALRVTTRTVVESGRETDGQASTAQAYLDGHVVFVTLVTDPGSPYPPLNSHYITDLLTEAVTALRG from the coding sequence GTGCGGCGGTTCGCGCTCTGCCTGGGGATGGTCCTGTGCGCGGCTGCCTGCGGGTCGCCCCCGCCCCCGGCGACATCACCGACGTCGAGCACCTTGGCGGCGCCGCAGGCGGTGAATACGGCCAACATCAAGCGAATTCGCCCGGACCTGCCGTCCGGTTACGAGATCGCCGATGTGGTCGGACCGGTCAGTGCCGCCGGGACGTGGGGTTTCGGACTCGGCTGGACCGCCGATCCCGCGCAGTGCGCGGCACTGGCCGACCCGGCGCCGGCCGATGCGGGGGCACGCGGATATTCGGCCTCCGGCCAGGGCGGCACCGTGTACGTGGTCGTCGCAGCGACGCGGGTTGCCCCGGATGCCGGCCTCATCGCGCAATGCGCCCAGTGGTCCATGGCGTTCACCCACACCACCGGTGCGGTGGCCACGGTGGACCCGCCGCGCATCGACGGCGCCCAGACCGTCGCGCTGAGGGTGACCACCCGGACCGTCGTCGAATCCGGCCGCGAGACCGACGGACAGGCCTCCACAGCACAGGCCTACCTCGATGGCCACGTCGTGTTCGTCACGCTCGTCACCGACCCGGGGTCGCCCTACCCGCCGCTGAACTCGCATTACATCACCGATCTGCTGACCGAAGCGGTGACCGCACTGCGCGGCTGA
- a CDS encoding DUF5642 family protein: MSNPRIAAALACAGVLAACGSQASQSADIARVTGLKASFGPEYKVTEVARTGIDPNLLTGQKLPEGLKFDPAGCATFATGQLVPPGTKGNMAAVSAEGQGTRFIVIAVETNEAVPVTDPGPDCKKVTFGGGAVRGAVESVDAPKIEGAQTLGVHRVLQTVINGAPRTGEVYNYSAHFGDYQVIVTANPLVVPDKPVVPVNTQRAAELLVAGVNAIRS, encoded by the coding sequence ATGTCGAACCCGAGAATCGCGGCGGCCCTGGCGTGCGCCGGCGTGCTGGCCGCCTGCGGATCGCAGGCATCGCAGAGCGCCGACATCGCCAGGGTGACGGGCCTGAAGGCGAGCTTCGGGCCGGAGTACAAGGTCACCGAGGTGGCCAGGACCGGTATCGACCCCAACCTGCTGACGGGCCAGAAGCTGCCCGAGGGGCTGAAGTTCGACCCGGCCGGGTGCGCGACGTTCGCCACCGGCCAGCTGGTGCCGCCCGGCACCAAAGGGAACATGGCCGCGGTTTCCGCAGAGGGCCAGGGCACCCGATTCATCGTGATCGCCGTCGAGACCAACGAGGCGGTGCCGGTGACCGATCCGGGGCCCGACTGCAAGAAGGTCACCTTCGGCGGCGGCGCGGTGCGCGGCGCGGTCGAGTCGGTCGACGCCCCGAAGATCGAGGGCGCGCAGACCCTCGGTGTGCACCGGGTCCTGCAGACCGTGATCAACGGAGCGCCCCGCACCGGCGAGGTGTACAACTACTCCGCCCACTTCGGCGACTATCAGGTGATCGTCACCGCCAACCCGTTGGTCGTGCCCGACAAGCCGGTGGTGCCGGTGAACACCCAACGCGCGGCCGAACTTCTGGTCGCCGGGGTCAACGCCATCCGCAGCTGA